Within Macrobrachium nipponense isolate FS-2020 chromosome 20, ASM1510439v2, whole genome shotgun sequence, the genomic segment ATAGCTGTAATTTAACCTTGGGTGGTAACCTGGTGACAAGAACAACATCTTTCAAGACCTATTAGCCTTTGGTACAGCCAAGACACCAAGAGGTTCCATGGCGCCTGGACAGTGAGGTGAGGTTGCAGAAACAGGTTATAGGAAGGGGTGTAGAATGAGTTGTCAGGCTTCTAAAGTCACCACCTCTTAGTTGTGAAGTTAACAGGAGGGTGGTAATCATTCATCAAACTCAGCCTACTGAACAATCCTTGTGCAGTATCTTTTACTTCTTCCTCTTTTAGTTAAGCAAACTATCTATTACTTCTTCCTCTATTAGTTAAACAAATGTCTGCAATGTCTGGGAACATTTGAAAACCATGAAAAGGAGCTATGTAAGTGATAGGTTTGTATGAATAACTAATACTGTATGATAAAATCTTATGATATTCAACTACTTGAAaatggcaactcttaccttcttgAAAATTCATTCCATCTCCAAACTTCTCTTTAAATTCTTTGACAAGGGCTGGTCCCAGTGGGGCTGCTCCACAGACCAAAGTGTGGACGGATTTTAATAATTCAGGTGTAACCATGTCACTCTGAATAAGGAAACTGACTATGGGTGGTACAGTATGCAGGATAGTAGTCTGAAACATAAGtgtaatataattcaattagatTAGAATTAACtatgcatttattatgaagtaacTGTAATCTATATGCTAAACCCATCTTGACTTTCCTTTTTAATAAACTATTCACTCTATTTCAGGTAAAAAGTACACAATTAACTAGAAATTTTCAAAAACACCATAATAGTTATTGTAAACCATGAGCCACCTTCCATCAGTTTCATTACAATTTATCTTCCAATCTTGACGAAAGTACTCACTACCAAatcaaaaatacatataaataagtgGATGCAATCTCatcaagtttcatttttattctaatttatcaCTGTATAAAGATGTAAATATCCTTACCTTATATCTTTTTATTGTACCAACATAAAGATTTGGTTCAAATGTTGGTAATGTTACCATTTTAGCACCACTATGAAGCGAGAGTCCCATACAGACAACCATcccatatatatgaaaaaaaggaagaacaCCTACTAATACCTCCTGTGCAGACCCtgtaaagagaaaaagagattCGAATACTTTGCTCTGTTAGAATAAAAAGGAGAGTTGGTAACACAAATACAGTAACAATGACAGTAAAGTACCGTGAGCACGCCAACATTGCTAGACTGCAAAATGAGGAATAGATTGATACTCATTGGTCTCTTCAAATATCTTAAGAAAACAAAAGCTCAGTCCATACATGTAATGATGTATAAGTTATTAAATATATAGGAAAGTGATAAGTACTATATGGAAAAGATATCTTGCCCCAAAAACATGTTACTTTTGATTACCATTTCTTGAAATACCAAAAAATTACAGACAACCTGGTAGTGAGGACCCATGAGACTCAgtcattatatttaaaaaattaaatactgtaCTTTTTATAACAATAGCTAAGGCACCAAACCATAATACCACAGGCAAAAATTTGTCAACACTCTGAAGGTCTATGATGGGCAGTCAACAGCAGACTATTCTATGATCaactgatataaaaaaacaaaagaatgactATGCACTTAATAGAAACAGATTGAAATGGAAATGTGGCTCAAAAACAAGACAATATTCTACAGTGTATAACATTAGGTATatactatggaggagttatgggagttccatttgacaacgtcctacagagagagagagagagagagagagagagagagagagagagagaggagagagagacgattccgcggagagagagagagagagagagagagggccgggGAGGAGGCgaagtgagagagcgagagagagagagcgagagagagagagaagagagagagagagagagagagagagagagtgagagagagagagagagagagagagaggtaattggttggtggttggatggttaacaattgaattggctgttggtgagtacagggttgtctgctggtgcagctggagttagttgttaAGAGTTCTGTGTTTCAGTCAGTCTTTAGCCAGAATTGGTGATGATCGGTAGAGTCAGCAGCAGTCTGTGAagggttgaaggcattgaaagtcagttaagttttgtgttttgttgatttgttatttagttgttgttaagttaatattgtttgcttagagttgttgtgcctgtgctgttggatttgttttgtttgtgagttcctgttgggttatatgtgagttgttgtggttgagggttgttgttgtgtgaggctgttgtggtttcttggtgtggttgtaagatgttgagggttgttgttggtgagctgttgtgattccttggtgttgttagtgggtgggtgtgtgtgttggcttgtcgtgttgttgatttttttgtgttgcaagtgattgtttgtgcagtggtcttttgttgtggttgtgttccttgtttgttgcagtgttgttaggttgtggtctttgggtgttgtttgtttgctgtgGTGTTgaattgtggttgtattccttgtttgttgttgtgttgttgagttgtggggttgtggtccttgggtgttgtatTGTGGGTTGTGAttcttggttgttgtttttgttgttgttggtatctgtgtgacctcaaccagcggacagccctgcatagcctggagtatctagagttgggtgagtacatgtgtttgtgttttttttgttctgtgtaggtaggtcaattgtcctgagtgtattcagtagtgtaaagaggaaagtgtgactgagggtgagtttggtagcCGGATCGATAAAGTTtatgtggggcgggggggggggggggggggggggggattttgcctgCTTGTTTTTAAGCTTTTGATCAAGCCAAAATACTAATGATTGACTTTTGATAAACATAAAAGATGTGCTATTACAAATGAATAGCAAGGAGAACATGGTTCCATTTGCAGAGAACAGCTacttttaacaaataaattatcAACTTCATCAGTGGTAAGAGTACATTCTTACCTGGTTTTATCACATTATAGAATGGATGCAGAATCTGTTGCATATTAGATACCATGTTATGATGAGTGAGCATGACACCTTTTGGAAGTCCTGTGGTACCAGAAGAATAGGGTAAAACAACAATGTCTTCTTTAGGGTCAatctaaaataaacaataaaggaAATATTAGTGGAGCACTGAACTGGATAGCTTACAAGTGAAGGTTATTCAATTCCAAGCGTCCCTTTAAGGctatatatacattgtacattGTCTACAGGGCAAAATATGTGATTCATTTATTAATAATTGCACACTAACAAATAACACATAAAACCAGTTATAAGTTACAGTATTAACTAAGTTACTATTTCAAAATGACCCTCAAAAAGAACATGTTGTTTATTGtgacattatatatgtattctgaatcATCTCATAACAAACAATTGTTCTACACTGTGAGGTCCTGAATAGCAATTGTCGTTTTGGAGCTTTTTCTTTCTCCTGGGATTCCAGGATAAAATTAGTCCTAATCCCGAGATCCCGGGAATTTCCAGGATTTTCAATTGTCTAAAATTGCACATTATACCTAGCTTCCCTTTCAAGTTTTTGATGTGCTTAACATTAATAGATATGCAGAAATATTACTGTAGATTGACTGTCTTATTAATTCCACCTAATGTTTAATTCCAGCATACTTGTTTCTCAAGTTTACATGTCATTTGGCTTTTGCCTAAAATTACATGGATGATCTATGCATAAAGATCAAtcaatatgaatttatatttgagaaggtatgtaatatgtatgcagatatatatgtgtgtgtgtgtgtacacacacacacacacacatatacacacacatatacacacatatacacacatacatacacacatacacatacatacatacacatacacacatacacacacatacgacatacacatacacacccctaccacacaccatacacacatacacatcatacaacaacacatacattatacatatacatacacatacaatatacatatatacatatatacatacatatacatatacatacatatacatacacacacaccatacatacatacacaaatacatacacatacatacatacatatatactatattatatatatatatatgatatatatatatatatatatatatacactatatatatatatatatataatatacatatatatatatatatatatatatagtataatatatatatagtatgtgggcTGCTTTGCATGATTACAGtctcaaatatacaaaataaacagtaataCTACATTTCCAGATGATAAAGAATGAATATGTTCCTCATGAAAAATCTGCAAACTTGTACATGATTACTTTGTCACGGTTTTATATACCTGTCCTCTAAAGATTTAGCTAATGCAATaaactggtaacactggaacGAACACTTTATCTTCCCTCCATGGATTTATTTGACAGGCCTTATCTTGCAAAAGTATTACAACTTGCAATTTTGCAACTAGCAAGATGCTGTTGAGGGAAAATACAattcactgaaaatataaagtattttacaGGCAGCCCACGGTTAAcagcgggggttccattcccagcCGATGCTGCTAACCAAAAATTTCTgctaacagaaaatcagcgataacagcactaaaaacctgcttaaCAGCACCGTTAACCAGAGATTGGGGCTGCTGTTAACTAGAAATTAGCGCTGCTAACTAGATATCGGTGCTGCTAACCGGTTATCAGCACTGTTAATCAGAAATTGGCACCGAAAATCAAGTTAACAGCGTCATAGACAAGTGCCGTAAAACCGGACAGCCGTTAACTGATAACGctgttaaccgagggctgcctgtatataaatatcaaaattgtCATAATCTAGACATTTATCAGTATTATCATACAGATAATGACAGAAACTGTCTGTATGCACAGTATATATACCGTAAATATAGACAGAACAACAAGTCCACAACCATCCTGCAGTCAAAGTTGTCCTTATTTTTGTATGTCATTTTATCCTGGGATTTCCTGGGATGTGCAAAAGTATACCGGGATTATTAAACCTTGAAAATTTTCCGGGATCCCAGGACACAAACCCTAGTCCTGAATCCAAGAGCTTAATTGTGAGTCTTGGTAGTTCTACCCTATCAATAATGTTGGGAAATTAGAAATGACTAAATTATCTATGAAATTACACTTTGGACTTACTTGTATGACATAAGCTTAAGCTTTAATCATTTTTACATCAAGTATCATTTCCCTAGCATGACTCTTAAGAAAGAAATGTGAGTGGGAGCATTATGAGCACACTGATCATTAAATAAGAACAAAACGTTGCTGCTTTGCTACAGTCGCTTATTGACTTTATAAATGacaggaaaaacaaacaaaatccctGACCTTGATATTATTTGGGAAGGCAGTGCCATCATCTTTCAACAGTTCTTGCAGAGTGAGTAAACCTTCATCGTTCGGTCCATTTGTTATCATGTGTCGTATGCCATCATACTTCTTGCAAGCCTCTTTCATAGTGGGCAGCAGTAACGGGTGTGTTATTACTACCGAAGCACCAGAGTTCCTCAGTTGCTGAGCAACTTCATCTGTCAAGAAAGAAAATTGTTTATATCACTTCTCTACTTCATTTTTTACCTGATAAATACAGTATACAGTTTAAAGGTAACATTAActacacatttgtgtgtgtgtgtgtgtgtgtgtgtgtgtgtgtgtgtgtgtgtgtgtgtgtgtgtgtgtgttcagcttTAATGTGATACAGAACCATTCTCAAACTGTGTAAATAATAACCATAATATTTATGTGTAATACTGAAAACAGCAGTGTCCTTTGTATCTTGGTCCTGGAATTTGGATGTCATTATATTTAATGTTCTTCCTTTTTATGCTTCAAGTGATGTAAATTATTAGTTTTCATAATCAATCAGTTTCCTAGTAAACAGTAACCCATTTATGACAAAAACCAGAcatgaaataatgaatggaaactagaactaaagagatacaacacatccctttatgggaacttctttacatacaagatatgtaacaCATGGAAAAAACTGCCAcctgaagttgtaaacagcaacagtgtggaagtgtttaaaataaagttaaagaaaatcattagaacactgtgaatgaacagtaaaacctgctcctagacataagtaagcacacaatgtctcctaggatggactaacaagtctttgagacatcctaatccttgtgttTCATTTGCTTGATAGCTCTCTATCACCAAATGTTTTGACCAGAAAATCCACCTTTACAtcaattattttgattttgcCAATTCCTTAACAATTTGATGAAACACAGTATGTTATTTTAGTATCCCCTACAAATTTGTTCTTTGGAGTAATTATGTAGAGTTTCAGTTTATCTCTAAGATCAACACCAcgtgtttgaaaaatattttacaaagctAATAAGATTTGCTTTTGTACCCCAAACGATAAGCTAAAGGGCACTTATcgtaatgagataaaaaaaaatctgactccTTCAAAGTATGAAGATTTGAGAAACGTTAAAAGTAAGACCATCCTCTTGCCTTTGGGAACACAAACACCACAATTCAGCTTCCTCTGTAAGGTATAAATGGCACTGTTCCTGAGCGTGCAAGTTGTTAAACAGAGCAAAGCCTGAAGGAGTTTCAATCAAAATGCCAAAACACACGAACTCATACCAAGCATCATGCAAGCATGCATGATCGTAATGCTAAAAAAAGAAGCTGGAACTTAATTTGACGAACATTCAAGGTACCTTACAATTGAGGCTTAACTGACCCCACATTCCATAATTAACTGCCTTTTGAAATACCTTCTCAAAACGAGCTTCAAATTCTTGACCCACTGACAAGAGCATCTTACCAGCTGTATAGGTGCAGTTGATGGTCGTGTTGACAGCGCCAATGGAAGACACGGCGAAGAAGGAGATGGCGAACTCCGGGCAGTTGGGAGAGACGATGGCAACCACGTCGCCCTTCGTCACGTCCAGGCGCGTCAGGGCACTGCCCAGACGCGTGGCCAGGTCTCGGAATTCACCGTGCGTGATGGTCTCGTGTGTGATGCCATTGACCTGCGAAGTCAAAGGTAGCTTAATAAGCAGTACGATTTCTATACTAAAATTGACATATGTCAGTGGCACTGTAAAATCTAGCATAAAATAACTGAGTAATACTATCATCAGTCAACGCCTTCAAATGTTTTCCATAAACATTACAACAAACATCACAACGCAATCCATAATGATACTACGATAGTGAAACTTGGGAGTATATGCTACATGATTAACATCACCGAACACGTTTTGAACCTAATGAATATGAACAATAAAGTATGTATTAGTCATATCATTAAAACATCTCATTTTCCTCCCTAATTACAAATCGAAAGTATACGTTATGTGACAGGCATATACGCCTATAGTATTTCTGTCGGTGAAACTTCTCATTTCCCCTcaagtatataaaatatcatgTCCACGACTGCACAATGACTTGCTGCTATCACACTTTCTCTGGAAGTGACGAGCAACgagctaagataaaaaaaaagttttgaatccCCTCTGACAAAAACcaactttctttttcatgaaaaaGGCACCATCTGCTGCACGATCAAGAGCCCGTGGTGGCATATTGCCAGTCAGGTAAagtcatttgtggggggttgTGGCTTATCCCCCCAATAGCCGCGTCACCTGGAGGccaggtcagggcgagaagtcactcggctaccgtttcattcaaatgtatatcacaggtcacttcagtcatctctgtattgatttagttttacattcttcgaatacaaccatagttttgattttctatataatctaaattattatttaaataatgccaaacaactgcaccgtgtttggttgttattcaaatagtagaaaaaaggagGCGGTATCCCTCatgatgaggaaacaagacggaaatgggttcatcgttgtaatagaaaggactactttaaccctactactcatcgcatatgcagtaaGCTTTAGATAtttatggaagtcagggacttatgacgagcatgtcctgggaaagtacaagggactttataaagcttgccgactcctggtttgatgtgttcaattcaagggtaccttatgacagaaaaaaatctataaatacttatgggatgcaactgacggaacagaataaaatccttgacaatatgaagtgtactgctgaaacaacacgagtttgcaaaagtaataagatctatcagttccaaaagggacttattgtgtcatgcaaatccttgccaaggttgcatgatatgttgaaaagtaaatatgatttatatatcatacataattacctccagacttaaccaagatggactggaaaacatgtttggctgtcttagacaaatgggTGCAACTTATGATCATCCTACGTAAGTTGAAGTCAGacacagaataaggtcatatttacttggcaaaataaactctataactggaaaaaattgtaactcgatgaaggagtgcgattcttcaaatatgtcggaaggaatgttcagtcaagagaaaagttgtgaaaataatgattcaaatgaaaccgatcttgaaagagagcttatgatttctgcaatggtgtttgcctctactgaagatgagaagatgccagaagaagattcagaaaactttgaaaatgaatttcatgaaataactttatagaatgttgcagacgaagaggaccttcgatatgttggaggttatgtggcatctaaatttccaggttatcagttcttaggatgtaaacttaaaatagtgaaaggtacctgaaaggtacctggattagtgcagtagagcgacatgatgataaattaacggaaccaagtgctgagttatttgaaaaattaaaggtaatggaaaaaatgtttcaaacatacaatctagaaaatacactgagaccaggcaatggagaattatgcgacttggcacgccatattgaaaattgtttatccttgccttttaaagtaatattgtttttgtcagatgtcggatgttttttAGGATGAAAGCTCTAaatgcccaaattttatcaagtaggcaaaaaaagaaaaagatgcataaattaactaaataatgccatgaaaattttaaaaattgttatttttttcacttttactaagtatttttcatttccattatgaagccagatactgttatgtgttatctatgtctatctatgttagtttattaaataatgtattgtaaaattatacataagcctttgtaaataaatgccagTTTAAAtgttaattgaatatttttttaagtcctgtcaagcatattaatttaaggtttctattatatattagagagccaaacattatcaatccacgattttgtatgtgtagtacagtgacctatatgaattcaaaagaacaccaaacgtatacaagataacagagtgaaaaggacatcttacaggcctaatctcttcgacccaaggtacttaagtttcccaaggtagtacttgccttgaccgctcccaccctggcctccaggcctgtcacggaaataccctacaactacccccgcgaccaaagtgactgtacctctctcccttaCTCTATATACCTTGTCTACAACATAACCACAAATGCGTGGCTCAACATTATCAGGTTTATCCAGTAATACACATTCTAATTCATAATCATAGACTATTCATAGTTTGTGATGATAGAATACGTTTCATTCAGCACTATCTACATTAACACATCCTTCGGTTATCTCACTGCACACCGGGCTAAAGTAGAAAGAACGCCAGCTGCCTACTGTAGTTCTAAGCTGAAAGGCTGAAGGTTCTAAGGGAGGGAGTGCAACGTGAGTAATCTACTTCGTTTTTAATGGCAAATGCGTGTCTGAACACCAATTCCGTTTATTTTTGGGTAAAGTTCTGTTCTTTTCTTTTCAGTATAGCGTTCTGTCTACTGATATTTTCTTTCTGTACTTCTTATTACCTTCTgtgacttctttcaaatgaatgccATATGCactggaagcttgaacttcaaggcAATGGCCTCTGATGGATCGTTCCTCTTGAAAAGGGCTCctcttctgaattaataataatgatgatcagTAAAGCTGATCAGATATGACTCAAACACTGAACACGCTTTCGAGTGTTGTTTATTCAAGAGAAAGCGCCTGGCAATGAACttttgcctgtcattttcctgtagtagtcgtttatataatgaagtcacgtgcatctactgtatttcttaatatatatatatatatatatatatatatatatatatatatatatatatatatatatattatatataaaccaacaAACCTTTTAGAGTAATGTAAGAAACAGATAAAGCCGTTCCATCGGGCACCAGACGTTACAATCAACCTATTAACTGATAAACATGAATAACTGTTCTAGAGTCATCTTCACTTGATATCACATCGTTTACCCTGGCACTCACCCTTTGCGTACTTATCTCCCGCCCCCTGCCGTATTTTTCCTCTTAGCTGTTTTCAGAAGTATGTTAAAATATACCACATTGCCCCCCACCAGCAAGGTCCAGTCATGAATGATAATGAACTTTTGACAAGActggttactatatatatatatatatatatatatatatatatatattatatatatatatatatatatatatatgtgtgtgtgtgtgtgtgtgtgtgtgtgtgtgtgtgtgtgtgtgactggtacaaatgttctgctacaacagaattccatgtaataaaaggagcccataaaaacgccaaaatatagaaagtatgtactatatttcagagactgctccttttattattattattattatatatatatatatatatatatatatatatatatatatatatatatgtgtgtgtgtgtgtgtgtgtgtgtgtgtgtgtgtgtgtgtggtgtgtgtagcaTCGGCCTAGCGCTGACGTTCAGAACAGGAGGATAATTTTGACCCTCGTCCCCCACGTGACTCATCTTCTATCGCTATCTCAAGAGACAAGTAGACCCAGTATTTGACAACTGTACAGCTATGCTATCTAAAGGAAGGGTAAATTTTCATAGAAGCTTCCGTTTGGAACAGCAAGCACAGTAAGGCACAATCGAGCAGCTAAAACAGCCAAGGTCTTTATAAAAACCTTGAAAAAGAGCTATCTAAAGCGGTAGACTTGACAGAAGCTTGGCCCGAGTGCCAACAGGTATTTGCGGAAATAAACGGCCTTCGAATATCTGGGGAGGAATGGATAGCAATATGTAGTGCCTGCGACGCTTCCAAGAGTGGCATGACTATCCTATTCATCACGTTGACAGCAGAAGGTGCGGGAGGGGTGGTTCCCAACATCGTTAAGCCTTATTATGGATCTCCTGTTTATCGACTGTCCTCTTATCCTGGGTGTGAACTACACTTCAACAGTCTCTGTTCGTAAGAAGGATAAAATGTCCTGCAGGGACTGTGAAACACTGGGTAAATGGACAGGCTCCTAACGGGGCAGTTGTATGTGGCACAGCATCCCTACACCTAAATACCTATACTATCCTAAATGACGCAATCGCAAACATCGCCCTGAGCATGGACACCAATCTTAGAACTGCCATTGGacggtaattctctctctctctctctctctctctctctctctctctctctctctctctctctctctgctagcgTAGGCTTCAACTTCAGCCATCGCAATATCTCCTGAAAGAGCAAGCGTACAGACgactatatacagatatatgcatagtaaataaatacatacatacgcgcacgcaacacacacacacacactatatatatatatatatatatatatatatatatatacatatatatatacatatattaatatgtatatttataatgtgtgtgcgcgcgtatgtatgtatgcactatgtatgtatctgtatacaGTCGTCTGTGCGCTTGCTCTTTCGGGAGATATTTCGATGGGTGAagttgaagtgtgtgtgtgtgtgtgttgtgtcctCAGAGTAAGTTTTCGGCAGTGAACTAGGTAGGGGAAAACCTCGTTGCAATGAGCAAGCAACAAGTGGAGCCTCAATAGAGTATTTGAGGCGAACCTCGACTATCAAAACTGACAAATGTCAAGGAAGTTACCAGTAAATTTTTCCATTACTTCCTCTACACGCTCTACACGTCGAAGACCATCATGTGGGACCACTGCAAGATTATCCCCTGGAGTTGTTTGGTTGGTTGATCTAGCTGGCATTTATGCAAGCACGGGGTGAAAGTGTTGATAGTATGCCTGCTGTGGACCTCCTGATTTTTTAGGGTTATTAAAATTCACCCAAGCAGCCACGTGGTCACTGATCTGATGTATACTACTACCCTAATATTCCCACCCCTTTTCTGATAGTGTAGGTACGCAATGATCAAATACCTTGGATTTACTTCGTATCATCATTGCCAAGCTCTTTCTTCTAGcatttatttgcatgtttttaTCACAAGCGCCAAATACCacaatattctaaaattaatttcaataaaCATGTGATTTATAACAGTAATTCATTATTCAAAAATTCGGGAAATAGGCCTTTGATACATGAAAAAAACAATCTAAATACATCAGGTCGAACACACGAGCATAAGCGCGTACGCgcacagaaagagaaaacatatCTACTTCTCACTTACGTTCTCTTAGTATAGAAAAAGTAATGGACATAAACTGAAATAAACTCaatttaccgagagagagagagagagagagagagagaatgtaaatttACTTATCACCCACAGTCGTAGGCAAAGTACTAAACCATATGCCCAAGGTCATAGGAAACGTACTGAAAGCATCCACCTACCTAAACGCACAAACAAGCACGGGAGACGGACAGAATATCTACTTATTCCCCACAaacatgtggagagagagagagagagagagagagagagagagagagagagagagagagagagagtctacttaTCTCCCCAGgctggagagagggagagagatctacCTCCCCGGGCTAGAAAGTAGGAaaaatactggagagagagagagagagagaatgctcctcTACCTATCTCTAGGGAGTAGGAAAAGTATACGGTTGGCCCTATATGGCTAGAAGGTGCCCGAGGCATCCCCTC encodes:
- the LOC135222748 gene encoding LOW QUALITY PROTEIN: uncharacterized protein LOC135222748 (The sequence of the model RefSeq protein was modified relative to this genomic sequence to represent the inferred CDS: inserted 1 base in 1 codon): MDGFRPRAGVVLRQLVHHNVHRSSSAFRKHARFMSTDPKEKWIMKSPFTVDIPTIPFTKYVYEAQESFADRTAFVNGITHETITHGEFRDLATRLGSALTRLDVTKGDVVAIVSPNCPEFAISFFAVSSIGAVNTTINCTYTADEVAQQLRNSGASVVITHPLLLPTMKEACKKYDGIRHMITNGPNDEGLLTLQELLKDDGTAFPNNIKIDPKEDIVVLPYSSGTTGLPKGVMLTHHNMVSNMQQILHPFYNVIKPGSAQEVLVGVLPFFHIYGMVVCMGLSLHSGAKMVTLPTFEPNLYVGTIKRYKTTILHTVPPIVSFLIQSDMVTPELLKSVHTLVCGAAPLGPALVKEFKEKFGDGMNFQEGYGMTEASPVTHMTPVEAYKPGSTGVVIPNTMAKIVDLSTGETLGPGVEGELCIHGPQVMKGYYRNEKATKETIDKDGWLHTGDIAKMDENENVYIVDRLKELIKVKGLQVAPAELEDLLRRHPAVVDVAVIGLPDERAGEVPRAYXLLSPKSDVTQDEIADYVAKEVAPHKRLLGGVCFTDKIPKKSAPENTQT